The DNA region AACTTCTCGCGGAGATCTTCTTCGGACAGTGCTGCACGGACTTCCTGGTCGGCGAGTAGTTCTTCGAGAAAGTCCATGCCCTGTTCCCAGACCTTCATGGCGTTGCGCTGCACGAGGCGATAGGCGTCCTCGCGGGAAACGCCCGCCTGGGTAAGGGCCAGAAGAACCCGCTGCGAATGGACGAGGCCGCGGAACTTGTTGAGGTTCTTCTCCATGTTTTCGGGGTAAATCACGAGCTTTTCGACGACGCCGGCCAGGCGGTTCAGGGCAAAATCCAGCGTAATCGTTGTATCCGGGCCGATGGCGCGCTCGACGCTCGAGTGGCTGATATCGCGCTCGTGCCAGAGTGCGACGTTCTCCAGTGCCGGAACGACTGACATGCGCACCAGGCGGGCAAGGCCGGTCAGGTTTTCGGTGAGAACCGGATTGCGCTTGTGCGGCATAGCGGACGAGCCCTTCTGGCCCGGCGAGAAGAATTCCTCGGCTTCCAGAACCTCGGTGCGCTGCATGTGGCGGATTTCGATCGCAACGTTCTCGATCGACGAGGCGATGACGCCGAGCGTGGCGAAGAACATCGCATGGCGGTCGCGGGGAATGACCTGGGTCGAAACCGGCTCGGGCGTGAGACCGAGCTTGGCGCAGACATGCTCCTCGACGCGCGGGTCGATATTGGCGAAGGTGCCGACTGCTCCGGAGATGGCACCGGTGGCAATCTCGGCGCGCGCCGCAACGAGGCGGGCGCGGTTGCGGTTCATCTCGGCATAGAAGCGGGCAAGGGTTAGCCCCATAGTGGTCGGCTCGGCGTGGATACCGTGGCTGCGGCCGATGCGGACCGTGTCCTTGTGCTCGAAGGCACGCGTCTTGAGCGCGGCGAGCACGCGGTCCATGCCGGCAAGCAAAATGTCGGCGGCGCGCACCAGCTGGATGTTGAGCGTGGTGTCGAGCACGTCGGACGAGGTCATCCCCTGATGGACGAAGCGGCTGTCAGGCCCAACGAATTCGGCAAGGTGCGTCAGGAAGGCGATGACGTCATGTTTGGTGACCGCTTCGATCTCGTCGATCCTGGCGACGTCGAACTTGGCAGCCCCTCCCTTTTCCCAGATCGTCTTTGCTGCGTCCTTCGGAATGACGCCGAGTTCGGCCAGCGCGTCGCAGGCATGCGCTTCGATCTCGAACCAAATGCGGAACTTGGTTTCGGGCGACCAGATGGCGACCATCTCTGGGCGGGAGTAACGCGGGATCATGGCTCACTGCTTTCGTTGCGAGGAAGACTTTCTGGCGCCCCTGTAGCAAAGACGCGCGGTAATCTCAACGCATGCGTTTCGCAAGCGCGTAGCTGGTTACAAGCAGGCAGACCAGGCCAAACGGCAAGAAGAGCCGCAGACCGAGCACGAGGAACTGATAGACGGCGTTCGCGCCGGTAAAGATGAGCTGATAGGTCCAGATGAGGCTGCCGAACGGCGCGTGCCAGCGCGAATAGAAAATGCGGTAGTCCATGGAAAAGAGGAATGCCGTCATCAGCATCGTGCCTGCCGTCAGGCAGACGAAGAAGGCGGCAAAGCGCGTTTCGATCCGCCGCCGATAAGCAAAGAAGCGGGCAATCGGCAACATGAAGGGCCAGGAGAGAAGTCCACCCGCAAAATAGAGACGCGCCAGTTCGATCGCGTGGCCCGTCTCGAAGCGGTTGCGCATGTAAAGCGTCGTCATCGCCGAGGCCATCATCATGAGGCCCCAAAGCGCCGCGCCGCCAAACAGCTCGAAATAGGGTGGTCTGGCAGCGCGTATCCGTTCCATTGTCAGGGATCTAATCTCATGCGCGCCCGGCCTCGGCAGCGCTTCGCAGGTCGCTGATGGCCTTGCGGTAGGCGTCGACCGAGCCACCCTTGAAGATCGCCGAGCCAGCAACGAGCACATTGCCGCCCGCCTTGCCGACGATCGGCGCGGTCTCGACCGTGACGCCGCCGTCGACCTCAAGCTCGATCGGCCTGTCACCGATCAGGGATTTCGCGGCGGCAATCTTCCCGGCCATCGCGGGAATGAATTTCTGGCCGCCGAAGCCGGGGTTCACCGACATGATGAGGATGAGGTCGACGTCGTCGAGAACATTTTCGATCGCCGACAGCGGCGTTGCCGGATTGATCGTCACGCCGGCCCTCTTGCCGAGATTGCGGATCGTCTGCAGCGAGCGGTGAAGATGCGGACCTGCCTCGGCATGGACCGTGATGCGGTCGCAGCCGGCCTTGGCGAAGGCCTCTAGATAGGGATCAGCCGGCGAGATCATCAGGTGGCAGTCGAAGGTTGCGTCCGTATAGGAGCGCAACGATTTGATGACGTCGGCGCCGAAGGAGATGTTCGGCACGAAATGGCCGTCCATGACGTCGAGGTGGATCCAGTCGGCGCCTGCTGCCGTGACGTCGCGCACTTCCTGTCCGAGCTTGGCAAAATCCGCAGCCAAGATGGAGGGGGCGATCCGGATTGGCAGGGTCATGGTACTTCTCACTCCTCGGGAATTCGCGGCGGTTTAGCAGGACACGGGCGAACGGGCAACAGCATGGCGCGCACCCGTAAACTCTGCGTAAATGGCATTCTAATCTCCGGGCGCGGCGAACGTGCCGCGGCGCCATTCCAGCAGCCTGTAAGGGTTCTCCGAAAGCTCGTGGCCGGCGGTGAACGTCAGATCGCCGATCGGCGTATAGAACGTCGTCCCGACGAGTTTTTCCGCCACCGTCTCTCCTTCCGCCGTGGCAGTCGTTGCCGCCTGCTGCGCGATGGCTGCTGCTGCGACTGCCGGCAGGACATAGCCTTCAGGCTCGATGCCTTGCGCCCGCAATGCTGCCGCTGCGGCTTGTGCGGGCCGCAACGTGTCGAATTCCGGCATGGTGACCGCACGCACGCCGTCTGGAAGCGGCAGCGGCTGATTTGCCGCCCGCATGGCATCTCCGCCCAGAATATCGAGCGGAATCTTCTCCGCTGCGGCGTCTCGAGCGATGACAGCGACGTCGGCGCGGTCGCCGCCGATGAAAACCTTGGTGGCACCGGCCTTCCTCAGGCGGCGGACGAGGGCGATCTGCTGGTCTTGACCCGGCCGATAGGTATCCGTAAAGACGGGCTTCAGCCCTTTTTCCTCAAGCGCATTCCGGACGGCCTCGGTCAGTTCGCGGCCATGGATGGTGCCGTCCTCTATGAGGGCTATCGGGGCTGCCTCCCAGTCGTTGAGGATCGCTTCGATGATGCGTGCGGCTTCGGCGCCATCGGCTGGCGCCAGGCGAAACAGCGGCCAGCCGTTTTTCAATGCATCCTCCATCAGAATGCGGGCGCGCACCGAGACGGTGATCGCCGGGATGTTCGCATCCTTGAGCTTGGGCAGTACGCTTTCCAGCGTCTCGCTGCAGAGAAAACCGATCGCGACCTGCACCTTGGCGTTCACCAGCGCATCGGCAATCGCGGCACTACTGTTTTCCTCGCAGGGCTCATTGATCGCGACGACAGTGTTGCCATCCTTGGTGATCTGATAGCTCGCCCCGGCGAAAACCTGCGCGCCGAGCTGCTGCAGGCTGCCTCCCTGGGGAGCGACAACGCCGATCGTAACACCCGTGGCATGGCTTGCGGCGGCTGCCAGAAACAGCATCGAAAAAGCCGCTATGCCACGCAGAATATTCATGAAAATCGCCGTTTCCCTGTCGCC from Rhizobium sullae includes:
- the purB gene encoding adenylosuccinate lyase, giving the protein MIPRYSRPEMVAIWSPETKFRIWFEIEAHACDALAELGVIPKDAAKTIWEKGGAAKFDVARIDEIEAVTKHDVIAFLTHLAEFVGPDSRFVHQGMTSSDVLDTTLNIQLVRAADILLAGMDRVLAALKTRAFEHKDTVRIGRSHGIHAEPTTMGLTLARFYAEMNRNRARLVAARAEIATGAISGAVGTFANIDPRVEEHVCAKLGLTPEPVSTQVIPRDRHAMFFATLGVIASSIENVAIEIRHMQRTEVLEAEEFFSPGQKGSSAMPHKRNPVLTENLTGLARLVRMSVVPALENVALWHERDISHSSVERAIGPDTTITLDFALNRLAGVVEKLVIYPENMEKNLNKFRGLVHSQRVLLALTQAGVSREDAYRLVQRNAMKVWEQGMDFLEELLADQEVRAALSEEDLREKFDLGYHTKHVDTIFKRVFG
- the rpe gene encoding ribulose-phosphate 3-epimerase is translated as MTLPIRIAPSILAADFAKLGQEVRDVTAAGADWIHLDVMDGHFVPNISFGADVIKSLRSYTDATFDCHLMISPADPYLEAFAKAGCDRITVHAEAGPHLHRSLQTIRNLGKRAGVTINPATPLSAIENVLDDVDLILIMSVNPGFGGQKFIPAMAGKIAAAKSLIGDRPIELEVDGGVTVETAPIVGKAGGNVLVAGSAIFKGGSVDAYRKAISDLRSAAEAGRA
- a CDS encoding ABC transporter substrate-binding protein — encoded protein: MNILRGIAAFSMLFLAAAASHATGVTIGVVAPQGGSLQQLGAQVFAGASYQITKDGNTVVAINEPCEENSSAAIADALVNAKVQVAIGFLCSETLESVLPKLKDANIPAITVSVRARILMEDALKNGWPLFRLAPADGAEAARIIEAILNDWEAAPIALIEDGTIHGRELTEAVRNALEEKGLKPVFTDTYRPGQDQQIALVRRLRKAGATKVFIGGDRADVAVIARDAAAEKIPLDILGGDAMRAANQPLPLPDGVRAVTMPEFDTLRPAQAAAAALRAQGIEPEGYVLPAVAAAAIAQQAATTATAEGETVAEKLVGTTFYTPIGDLTFTAGHELSENPYRLLEWRRGTFAAPGD